In Leptotrichia buccalis C-1013-b, the genomic window GTTGAAACATTCAACAGTAAATGGAACAATGGCTGATAAAAAAATAATAAAAATGATGAATCCGATGAATTATTTGTCAAATACAAAAGTAAAATACTGGAGAATAAGACATGGTGCGGTTGATAAGGATACTTCACTTGCAATACCTGCAATACTTGCCATAAAGTTGCAAAATCTTGGTAAAAACGTTGATTTCGCATCGCCTTGGGCAACTCCGCATTCTGGAGATTATGATTTGGATGAATTGTTTAGATGGATGGATAAAGTTGTAGCAGAAGGAAGATAGTGTGAAAATAGGAAATAAAAAATTTAAAGGGATAAAATTTAAAAACAAAATATTTATAAAGCTGCTTTCATATTTTGGGTTGTCGCTTTTGCTATTTTCGATTGTAATTGGGAGTATTTTTGGATATATTTATATTCAGAATACTGTGAGCCTGCATAAGAAAAACTTGGAGGAAAGGGCTTACAAGATTGCAACGACTCTTTCAAAAATATGGTTTGAAGTCGAAAATGGCAATCCTGAGAATAAAGATAGGGAACAAAATACGCCGCCACCTCCTGAAAAGTCATTTAGGCGAGAAAAACCTAAAATTGTGGGAAATATAAATGGAAAAGTATTTGAAAACAATGTTATCGAAAATATACGAGAAGAGAATAAAAATAATGATAATGAAAAAAATAATTTTCATAAACACAGGCTCGTTGATGAAAAAGATAATAATGTAAAAATTTTTAAAAGTATGAGAATGATAGAAAACATCGCGATGGCAGAAGTGTGGATTGTAGATGCAAAAACAGGAAATATTGTGCAGGGAAGAAATGAAAAAGGACAGCCGTTCTCATATTTAAAATTACCACCAAATGCAGAAGAAACGATAAAAAAGGCAATCGCTGGCGAAACGACTACAACAGAAAATTTTAACGAGCTTTTGAATGAAAATTCAATTACTATAGCAGTTCCAATAAAAAATGCTGAAACAATTGAAGGAGTAGTGCTGCTTCATTCTCCAGTAAAATATATGTCTTCAGCTCTTAAAAGCGGAATTTACACTTTAATTTTTAGTATTCTTGCAGCTCTTATTCTTGCGAGTATCAGTGCTGTGTGGCTTTCTATAAGTTTTACAAAGCCTCTTAACAAAATTCGCGATGCTACGATTAAATTGGCACAGGGAAATTATGAAGTGGTAACAGATGTGAATCAGAGCGATGAAATTGGGGAACTTGCAAAAAGTATTGATAAATTGGCACTTCAGCTGGATAAAAGTTCCAAGGAAAGTGAACGTTTTGAAAAAATGCGGCAGAACTTTATTGCAAATATTTCTCACGAGTTACGAACGCCAATAACAGTAATTCGTGGTTCAATGGAAGCAATTTGTGATGGAATTATAAGTGAGCCTGAGCAGTTAAAAGAGTACAATGAACAAATTTTGTCCGACAGTATTCATTTGCAAAGGCTGGTTAATGATTTGATAGATTTGACAAAACTTCAAAATACAGATTTTTCCATTGACAAAAGTACAATAAATTTATTTGAAATTGTAAATGATGCGGTTAGAAGCATGAAACAGATTTCGACTAAAAAAAATATAAAAATTAATTTTATAGTTGAAAATAATAATGAAATAGAAAGTTATCTTTTTACTGGGGATTATCAGAGAATTCGGCAAATGATAATAATTGTTCTGGATAATGCGATAAAATTTTCCAAGGAAAATCAAAAAATTAATATTTGTTTACGAAAAAAAGACAGCACATACGAACTTAAAATTGAAGATAATGGAAAAGGAATAAATCCTGAAAATATTGGAGAAATATTTAAACGTT contains:
- a CDS encoding sensor histidine kinase, whose amino-acid sequence is MKIGNKKFKGIKFKNKIFIKLLSYFGLSLLLFSIVIGSIFGYIYIQNTVSLHKKNLEERAYKIATTLSKIWFEVENGNPENKDREQNTPPPPEKSFRREKPKIVGNINGKVFENNVIENIREENKNNDNEKNNFHKHRLVDEKDNNVKIFKSMRMIENIAMAEVWIVDAKTGNIVQGRNEKGQPFSYLKLPPNAEETIKKAIAGETTTTENFNELLNENSITIAVPIKNAETIEGVVLLHSPVKYMSSALKSGIYTLIFSILAALILASISAVWLSISFTKPLNKIRDATIKLAQGNYEVVTDVNQSDEIGELAKSIDKLALQLDKSSKESERFEKMRQNFIANISHELRTPITVIRGSMEAICDGIISEPEQLKEYNEQILSDSIHLQRLVNDLIDLTKLQNTDFSIDKSTINLFEIVNDAVRSMKQISTKKNIKINFIVENNNEIESYLFTGDYQRIRQMIIIVLDNAIKFSKENQKINICLRKKDSTYELKIEDNGKGINPENIGEIFKRYHKSNTEENKNGMGLGLAIAKEIALRHNIEISVESEPNVKTVFTFLIPVSNVL